The DNA region AGTGCGAGCAAACCAAGCAGGGCTTGTGTAAATCATTACAATGACAACGTGATTGATGGTCTTACATTGCCTCAATTTCTGTGCGGTGGCATGCGTAAAGCCATGTCAGCCGTGAGATGAGCGATCGCCGGTTGGCTTCGGTCAGGGCGCGGACTTGCCTTTCTTGACGTACTCGGCCTGGGCGATGCCGGAGCGgatcttggcctcgtcgcgctcgtcggcccGCGAGATGAAGGCCTTGTGCAGCCGCGGACGAAAGTAACCGAAGCCGAGGGGATACTCACGGCCGAGGTACAGGAGCTCTGGAGCGGCTGAGCGTGGTTCGCGACAATCAGATCCGGCCGGGTGACTGACCTTTGTAGATGGCAATGACCTGGCGCCTCAGCTCAGGGTTCGGAGACGGCATGCTGAGTGATGTCAGGGAGGGGTGAGTGCCATAGTATTGTCAATGATGATGACCACTTCGTACCTGGAGTACTTgagtgatgatgatgacatTAGAAGGCTGCTGGagagctgcggcgggcccCGCAATAAAGGACCAAGGTCAGCGCAGCTCAGGCCCCACCACAGTCGTGCCTGTCTTCACCTgcagggaggggggagctCACCCACCAGACGTCTCTTTCATCGCCGACTTTGAACCTCCCAATCACCCGCACGACGCCGAGTCTCTCAGCTTGCCCGCCTTCACAAtgccgggcgcgggccggccCCCGGCATTGCGAGTTTTCCCTCGGCTTCAGAACTTCCTTgcgctgcgcccgcgccggcagccGTTGCTCGTGCCCATCGGGTGCATCAAGCCCATTTTGAGCCCAGGCTGCGAGACCCTGCAGAATAGCGTGCGGCACCTGTACCACGACCTCGGCGTGCTCGTCTTTGCAggcgcctcgccgcagcagacgcaGCGCATCGGCGACATACTGCAGCGGGTGGTCGCGTGGGGAGGGctcggcgcgacggcggcccggtTGGGATGGGCCCGGTTTGACAACGCCCCCTTGGCGAACGCGCGAGGGGAGGCTCGCGAGCGAAGACGTGTTTGAAACCGTGGAGTCGCGACGGGTGAGGAGCGTGCCTGCCGTTGCGAGCGTGAGCCTCTACTAACGAGCGACACACTTGTCAGCCTGGAGTGGCCAAGCCCGAGGCGCTACTGCGAATGGCCACGACACGGTTCCGCGCGATGCTCGAGGATCAGCTCTCCGAggtgcagccgccgctgaaGCGAGTGTGCGTATAGGAGACGCTAGTGACGATACCAAACTCGCCGTCAGCGCGGAGACGTCACCGACGCTGACCGCCTCACGTCTATACGTCTATAGCAAACCGCCTCGGGGCTCCGGCGGCTACCCATTGACTCCTTTGCCAcggcggtcgtcgacgcgAAGACGGACCGCGCAGTGTGCGAGGCGCGCTTCTACGCAGCGGGCACGGGAGCGTAcgtgggcgccgcgcgggtCGAATCCAGGATGTATTACTACGAcgagacggagaagaagatgctGCGGTTTGCTACGTTGGGCAGGCTGGCCCGCCGCAATCCCATTGACCAAGTCGAACGCCGTGAGGTCAGGGAGCTGGTGCTAGAGCCACTGTGGCAGCTGGAGCGCGAGATTTGGgcggagcgagcgagggTGTTGGCCCCGGAGAGCAGTGAAGCCAAGGATGGTACCgcgtaggtaggtagtgcTTGGtatcatggtggtggtgtctcCCGCGTGAGTGTGTGTTGATGGACAAGCGGTGGGCCATTTCTGGTTTATACGAAGCACATGCCTCAGGTACCTGGGTACCTAAGTACGTTATGATGTGGCGGAGCTCTCAGGCTGGgccccgcggccgccggcgggtcGGTGTGCTGCGCATCCTCAGTCGTTCGGCAACTTTTTGTCGGATTGGGACTCAAAATTCGAAAGTCCACGCCGCGACAATGGAGGCTCGCATCCAATACACACATACGCCAACACAGGCATCGCCATGTcccacgatgccggcgcgCAAGTCTGGCAGGTACGCAGCAGCTTTCCCCACTCCGTGCGTGTATGCGGCTCGTGCGCACAGGGTTAACGAATGGCATCtaggctgccgctgcggcgacgcTTGTGACGGACCTCGCCGTGCACCCTGTCGAGACGCTCATCACGCGCATCCAGTCGCCCGCGTACGCGACGCGCTACAAGACGGCGCGTGGCACGCTCCATCGCAGCTTCTTCGCCGGCCTGTACCAGGGCTTCGGGCCGAcggtcctcgccggcgtgccggcgtcggcagccttCTTCACCGTCTACGAGGGGCtcaaggcggcgctggtgccgcgcgagggcgaggccaaactcgtggcgctgcccgcgccggtGGCGTACGCCGTGAGCAGCGCGGCTGGAGACGTCGTTGCCTGCGCCATCATGAACCCGGCCGAAGTGCTCAAGCAGAACGCGCaaatgtcgtcgtcgtcgtcgtcgccgggcggTGGCCAGGcacgacagcagcggcagcggcggcgttggggccACACCGTCGGCGTGGCGAGGGAGTTCGCGCGGCACCCGGGCCGGCTGTGGGCCGGGTAcacggcgctgacggcgagCCACCTGCCGGGGACGTGCCTGACGTTTTGCCTATACGAGCGGCTGAAGGAGGcgctcgtgggcggcgacgatgacggggccAGCAtcacgcggcgggcgtggctgAGCGCGGTGAGCGCGGccctggcgggcggcgcgacggcggcgctcttCGTCccggtcgacgtcgtcaagACGCGCATGAGACTCGCGGCGGGGACCTCGGTGCGCGAGAGGCCGCAGCACCTGGGTGCCGGTGTCGGAACCGGACCGGGACCGCTCGCCGTGGCGAGGCAGGTGGTGAGAGCCGAGGGCACCGCGGGCCTCTTCCGAGGTCTCGGGCTGACGtgcatcgcggcggccgcggggaGCGGGCTGTACCTTGGATGCTACGAGTGGTGGAAGATGTACTttggggaggcgggcgaggcctCGCGGCGAGGGGAAACAGCACTCTAGCGGCTGGAACCGTGGTGATGGGTGCGCACGAGAACGTGCGTGTAGAACCTTATGTACAGTACTATACGTGTTGGCGTTTTGTTGACGCGCGATACCCCATTCAATGCATCTATTCTAACGCCGCTGTTGGTCGCGCCTTGCGATGGCTGTTAGTCTGCACgagagcaggcaggcacccTGCGGCGACAAGAGCCGACACAGTGGGTAACGTTAGATGGGCTGTTAGACGCGGAGCTGTTGGATTGCATGAGCACATAGcggtacttcgtaccttacATTCTGCGCCCTTGGCAGGCGGTTCGTTCGTGGCGGGCAGGGACGAATGATGGGACGACCCGCCAGCGGCCAACTGCCGAGGGACTCGGgagacgcccgcccgcccgtcctgGCAGCTGGCAAAGTCGGGCAGACGCACGGCAGCGGGCACGGCAGCGGGCACGGCAGACAGATCCAAGGGGCACTGTAGGTGGGGGAATTTGTCCAGCGCGCGGGGATAGACCTTCTGCGTCGCTGGAGCACTTTTGAAACTTCCAAGGATGATCATGTTTTCAGCATCCTGATGCTGAAGATTGATGATGCATTCTTCCTTTGGGCAAAACACCCCATCTCTGCGATGGCGCGTCCCGttccgtccgcccgccttTGCGAAACAGGCGGTCTGGAGgggaagaggagaggagagccATCTGTGCCAGCGCGAGGGGCGACGGCACCTCAATTCCCCGTCGGTGATTTGCGGCGCTGAGCAGCCACTGCGGAAGCCGGCCGATGGGCGGATCGGCAGtgagcggtggcggcgctccaCTGCCTCGGGCTGGCGGATTGGGCCATGGGCAAACGGGGTGTCATTGGCGCTGGATCCGTACCGTAAGGGGTGGGGATGCGGGCatgcaggcaagcaagcagcagggAAAGCGAGCGCGGGAGACACGAGGTGCCGGGCCACGCAGAGAGCGGGGAAGCGAGGGGACCCGTGTGCGCCATGTGCCCCAAAAAGTGTGCGTACCAAgtgaggaggacgatgatCAGAGCCAGCGTGACAGATTGCCCAGGACGGAGCGCTGTCGGGCGCTGCAGAACCGCCGCAATCTACCAAAGCAACGCCCATCTGTCtaccctacctacctagaTCGGTATGTATCGTccggcgctgctcggccgtgTTCTCTAAACAGAgcgaggaggccggcctcggcaaggcaaggcaggcaatGGCAGggcatgtacgaagtacggagtagtTGCGGTGCCGACGCTCCGCGCCCTGGCCGGAAAAGCCGGCGCTCGTGGTGCTCTCCACGGCCAACCAGCTCTTCTTTCGGTGCGGTAGGCGGGCAATTTGTGCTCGCCTCCAATTGGCAATGTCGCTTGCGTCGCACATctcgtcaccggcgccgctgccactcGACTGCCGGCGTTAGGCCTCCTcggtgggtggatggatggatggatggatggatggatgacaCCACTTTtttggctgctgccgtcaagatgctgctgcccgcccgttTCCCTCGCTCTCCCCCGTCTCAGCGCGCATTGGCCCCCCTCTGCAGCCTCCGTGGAAGCTCCCACGTCAGCTACTAGCTGCCGCGCCAGCACAAGACGGGACGCCTCCTCCCTGcggccaccagcagcccgcTGATGAGggcggtcggcggcaggtggTGTAGGGGACCCCGGCAGCATCGGGCAGAAAAAGCTTAAGCAGCGCCACGACCGGTGCCTTTGCGCCGCATCATGGACGAGGTACCGGTACGTGGCAGCTGCAATCCCTCGTCCCATGTTTTGCGGCGCTCGCTTCCCCTTTGGGCGTGGACGGGAATGCAGGCAAGTAGATGAGCagcaggacgagcaggcgccTAGATAAGTCAGTACTAGGTAGCTAGGCATTGTGCAGCGATGGCATGAATATTTTACGTTTGCACGAAGCATGTCTGCACGAGGGACGGAGCAGGCAGGGCGTACTATCGACGGTGCTGGGCGGCCAGTGCGCATACGTCGTCGAAACATCCGACGTAGTAGCCTGCTTTCCGTTTGGGGTGCTCAAATCTACTTGTAATGCTTCTTTCTGTTAGCGAGTCTTGGTAATtagacgagcacgagcacggGACAACGCACCTTGCCTTACGCGTACTGAGTGTGAGGCTGCTGTTCCAGGTGCCCACCCGTCCTTCAAGTGGCGGTagcggcgccggctcgtcgccatgacgTCCCTGGTAGGCAGGCGCTttgtccgccgcctccagtccgtcgtcgtcgtcgtcgccgtcgtcatcgtcatcatcgtaGTAGTAAtgatagtagtagtactagaATCCCAttgttggccgcctcggaAGGGGGGAGAGTGCCAGAGACTGTCCGCAGTAGCAGCACCTGTCCTGGTGTGGCTCGACTGAGCTGTGCGTCCAAGTCAGGTTGTCTCTGCCGTTTATTAACGCGCTGCCCGAGGTGTCTCCCGTCCCGTCTGGCAGGCGAGGTGGCATCCAAGGTATCGTACTTCACCGTGCCCGGGCAGCGCAAGTACTAATGTAGGTGTCTCTCATCACCAGGGGTCGAGGTAGCGCCAGTCAAAGTCAAAGGGGAAAGGCGCAACGTCAAAAGCACGAGCATGGGGTACCGCGACATTGCTCGACTTGAGACTTGGGCCGATCCACCCTGGCGCCTGCCGATGGAGATCCAGCGCTCACTCACAGCCGGGCACCTGTAGCAGCTCTTGGACGTGGATTGGGGAGTCCAGCGCCAGGCAGGAAATGAGTCATTACCTTGGTACCTGAGGTACAATAATATTAGCAACGACCGGACTGGCGCTCGTTGAAACCTAGAACATGAGGGGCGATTGCTGTCCTGGAACTGAAGACGTGGTGGAGGGCGCCCACCGCTGCTCATCTTTCTCACATCACAGGTGCAACCCAACCCTACCACCCACCAAGTGGTGCCTACCTGTACTAAGGTTGGGTACTAGGGTGGCACCTACAGCACCTGGGCACCCTCCACGGCTTCCGTtgctccaccacctccagggctgctgcccgcTGAGCCAGCGGCGCCCATCAGCACCTCGCTCACTGAGGTGGCCCGCCCCAGAGACCCGGCCTTATTCCCGTTCCGTCACATCCTGCCCTCCTCCGTTCCTGCAAACCCGCGAGGAAAATCCTGGATTCCTCCCAAACAATCTTGGTCTGGCCTCCCTTGACACAACAACTGGCACCATCCTACGCCCGCCAGAGAGGGACAAAACTCGCCGCTTCtcctttccccctcccccctccttcttgccgtcgcccgcgtgcATGAcagccagcatcgtcgtcagaaGCGTCCGTCCATCGACCATCGAC from Purpureocillium takamizusanense chromosome 3, complete sequence includes:
- a CDS encoding uncharacterized protein (antiSMASH:Cluster_3.1~COG:C~EggNog:ENOG503PC54~TransMembrane:1 (o213-232i)): MSHDAGAQVWQAAAAATLVTDLAVHPVETLITRIQSPAYATRYKTARGTLHRSFFAGLYQGFGPTVLAGVPASAAFFTVYEGLKAALVPREGEAKLVALPAPVAYAVSSAAGDVVACAIMNPAEVLKQNAQMSSSSSSPGGGQARQQRQRRRWGHTVGVAREFARHPGRLWAGYTALTASHLPGTCLTFCLYERLKEALVGGDDDGASITRRAWLSAVSAALAGGATAALFVPVDVVKTRMRLAAGTSVRERPQHLGAGVGTGPGPLAVARQVVRAEGTAGLFRGLGLTCIAAAAGSGLYLGCYEWWKMYFGEAGEASRRGETAL
- a CDS encoding uncharacterized protein (COG:S~antiSMASH:Cluster_3.1~EggNog:ENOG503P6RC); protein product: MPSPNPELRRQVIAIYKELLYLGREYPLGFGYFRPRLHKAFISRADERDEAKIRSGIAQAEYVKKEIEAIYYLKRYRTLRKRYDADA
- a CDS encoding uncharacterized protein (antiSMASH:Cluster_3.1~EggNog:ENOG503PX6T), translated to MLEDQLSEVQPPLKRQTASGLRRLPIDSFATAVVDAKTDRAVCEARFYAAGTGAYVGAARVESRMYYYDETEKKMLRFATLGRLARRNPIDQVERREVRELVLEPLWQLEREIWAERARVLAPESSEAKDGTA